GCTGCCAGCCAAAGGGCTGGCTGAGCGCGAACAGCTGCACCTGGAACAGCGGGGACAGGAGGATGAGCGCCGCATAGCTGGCCGACAGCACCCACCCCACCCGCCGGTGCAGTCCCAACAGCGCCAGGCAGGCCCCACAGGCCCAGAAGGCCTGCCAGGCGAACATCCGGAACGCGGTCCAGTCAAAGCCCGTCAGCGCCCGCCAGCCCTGCGCGAGCAGCCAGGGCCAGGCCCCGATGCGGTCTTGCCCGTAATAATAGAGGCGGAAGGGATCGAAGACGGCGTCGTTGGACTGGAGCACCGTGATGGAGGCATCCGAGTTCCAGCCCGTCACCACATCGCTGCCGGGATCGAAGTGGGTGAGCACGCGCGCCAGCAGGCCCACCCACAAGAGCCCCACGAGCACGCCCCACCCCAGGCGCTTGGTGGTCGCGGACGTCATGGCGCCGGGGCCGCGTCTCCCCGCCAGGCCCGGAGGAAATCCGAGCACAGGTAGGCGTAGACGCCCGTGCCCACCGCCAGGGCGAAGGAGATCTTGAAGGCCACCGGCAACCGGGGCGGGTGGATCTGCGACACGGTGCCCTCGATGAGCCCCGCGAGCACGAAGAGCACCAGCGTGCCGAACAGCAGCTTCACCGCCGTCACGGCCTCCTGGCGCAGCGCCACGCCCCGGGGCAGCCCCCGGGGCGCCGCCATCCCCCGGGCGATGACGAGCCCCGCGGCGCCGGCGATGCAGATGGCGGAGATCTCCGGAATGCCGTGCGGGAGGATCCACGCCCAGAACCAGCCCGCGAGCCCCTTGGCGGCGTACACCTGCGCGAGCGCCCCGAGCAGCAGGCCATTCACGAAGAGCATCAGCGCGGTGCCAATCCCCACGGTGATGCCCAGCGCGAAGGCCAGGAACGCCACCTGGATGTTGTGGGTGAACAGATAGGAGGAGAACGTCGCCTGCTGCTCCACCGACATGCCCGGCCCGTTGGCCTCCTGCGCGGCGCGCTCGGAAGGATCGATCTTCAGGTGGTCCGCCGGCACGAGGTAGTGCGCCGCGTCCGGGTCCATCACCATGCCCAGGTAGCCAAAGCCCGCCCCCGCCACCAGCAGCAGCACCGAGGCCAGGTACATGCGCCACTCGCGCCGCAGCAGCGCCGGGAAGCCGCGCGAGACGAACGCCCACACGTCCGCGAGGCGGGGGCGCTTGCCCGGGTAGGTGAGCGCGTAGGCGCGGCCCACCAAGTCATTGAGGTAGGCGTTCACCTCGGCCGAGCCGCTGCGGGCCCGCACCCACAGCAAGTCACTGGAGACGGCCCGGTACAGCTTCCCAAGCGAGCGCGCCTCCTCCAGGCTCAGCTCCCGCAGGCCCCCGGTCTCCGCCTTGTCGAGCAGCGACTCCAGCTTCTCCCAGCGGGGGCGCCGCGCCTCGATGAACTCCGCCACGTCCATGGGCGCGGACTCTAGCCTGTCAGGCCACCGGGGCGCCTACTTCGGCAGCGCCTTCTCGAGCGGCTTGGCCTCGGTGAAGCCCTTCTGCTTCGTCCAGTCGATGACCGGCGTCTGCCAGGCCATGCCCGTCTCGGTCGGCTCGGCGTCGAGCTT
Above is a window of Stigmatella erecta DNA encoding:
- a CDS encoding stage II sporulation protein M — protein: MDVAEFIEARRPRWEKLESLLDKAETGGLRELSLEEARSLGKLYRAVSSDLLWVRARSGSAEVNAYLNDLVGRAYALTYPGKRPRLADVWAFVSRGFPALLRREWRMYLASVLLLVAGAGFGYLGMVMDPDAAHYLVPADHLKIDPSERAAQEANGPGMSVEQQATFSSYLFTHNIQVAFLAFALGITVGIGTALMLFVNGLLLGALAQVYAAKGLAGWFWAWILPHGIPEISAICIAGAAGLVIARGMAAPRGLPRGVALRQEAVTAVKLLFGTLVLFVLAGLIEGTVSQIHPPRLPVAFKISFALAVGTGVYAYLCSDFLRAWRGDAAPAP